Proteins encoded in a region of the Campylobacter sp. RM16189 genome:
- the mgtE gene encoding magnesium transporter, translating into MNENDRLAEAKELIDSHLNDTIEEELSPADIAQHLKIVRQHDEELFAEYIEKLEPEILGDVAIELPDHMLKDVIETLPTDKIIEAIEELESDDAAELLEYIEDIDEKKAKEVFDSLDRDDQEEILRIRSYDENEAGAYMQTELFSANLNEKLQTAVNRLREQKENGELENVSQLFIIDDDQVLKFAIPLEDLILFDFNKTLEEIIQKNKEDKYKPHVAMDSEPIEDVVDRVQNYDLNSIPVVDSKGVLLGRITTDDVHDFIEDSATEQIYNLANVGDADEEEDDSLLKATRSRGIWLLINLVTAIVSSSIIGLFDDTIASYVALAILMPIVASMGGNTGTQALTVTVRRLTLGEIEFKNAKNALKRELGIAFTNGVIFAVLIGIVASFWFDRPMLGVVIGAAMLMNFFFAGFFGTVIPLTLKRFNIDPAVGSSVLLTTVTDVVGFFSFLGLAKWILL; encoded by the coding sequence ATGAATGAAAATGATCGATTAGCCGAAGCCAAAGAGCTCATAGATTCGCATTTAAACGATACTATCGAAGAGGAGCTGAGTCCCGCTGATATAGCCCAGCATCTAAAGATTGTAAGGCAGCATGACGAGGAACTTTTTGCCGAGTATATAGAGAAGCTTGAACCTGAAATTTTAGGTGATGTGGCCATAGAGCTTCCTGATCATATGCTTAAAGATGTTATCGAGACTCTGCCTACGGATAAGATTATAGAGGCTATAGAAGAATTAGAGAGTGACGATGCTGCCGAGCTTTTAGAATACATAGAAGATATTGACGAGAAAAAGGCGAAAGAGGTTTTTGACAGTCTTGACAGGGATGATCAAGAGGAAATTTTAAGGATTAGAAGCTATGATGAAAATGAAGCCGGTGCATATATGCAGACCGAGCTTTTTAGCGCAAATTTAAATGAGAAGCTGCAAACAGCCGTTAATAGACTAAGAGAACAGAAAGAAAACGGTGAATTAGAAAATGTTTCTCAGCTTTTTATAATAGACGATGATCAGGTTTTAAAATTTGCCATTCCTCTTGAAGACTTGATCCTTTTTGACTTTAACAAAACTCTTGAAGAGATCATTCAAAAAAACAAAGAGGATAAGTATAAGCCACACGTAGCTATGGATAGTGAGCCTATAGAAGATGTCGTAGACAGAGTACAAAACTACGACTTAAACTCTATACCTGTCGTTGATAGCAAGGGTGTGCTTTTAGGACGTATTACGACAGATGACGTGCACGACTTTATAGAAGATAGCGCAACGGAGCAAATTTATAATCTTGCAAACGTTGGTGATGCTGATGAAGAAGAAGATGATAGCCTATTAAAAGCTACCAGATCTCGAGGTATTTGGCTACTTATAAATCTAGTTACAGCCATTGTTTCATCCAGTATAATAGGTCTTTTTGATGACACTATTGCAAGCTATGTTGCACTAGCCATTTTGATGCCTATAGTTGCATCAATGGGTGGAAATACAGGTACTCAAGCACTTACTGTTACTGTTAGGCGTTTAACTCTTGGCGAAATTGAGTTTAAAAATGCCAAGAATGCTTTAAAGCGCGAGCTTGGCATAGCCTTTACAAATGGTGTAATATTTGCTGTTTTGATAGGTATTGTGGCTTCGTTTTGGTTTGATAGACCGATGCTTGGCGTGGTTATAGGTGCTGCCATGCTTATGAATTTCTTTTTTGCCGGCTTTTTTGGAACTGTCATACCTTTAACTTTAAAGAGATTTAATATAGATCCAGCCGTTGGCTCAAGCGTTTTGCTTACTACTGTCACCGACGTTGTAGGATTTTTCAGCTTTTTAGGACTTGCTAAATGGATACTGTTATAA
- a CDS encoding peptidoglycan DD-metalloendopeptidase family protein, whose protein sequence is MVKKIILFMTFFLQLFAAKPSVEELIWPNGATFLTFLESNFIPLSIYYNLDREDKEAVSEIMAGVKYQILRDDEGGIRQVLIPINEELQIQIYKDVNDKFKVQLTPISYQIEDLVLSIKINISPYQDILDHTGNVALANAFSVAMSGQVDFRKIKKGDRLIIVYTQKRRLGRVFGVPEIHSSMIEVNKKKYDVYRVENKFYDKSGRQNDKFFLIRPIANARITSPFTLKRYHPVLKRYKAHLGVDYGAPKGTPIKSAGDGTVKFVGRKGGYGKVLIIRHSGGYETLYAHLNGFAKGIKSGVKVKQNQLVAYVGNTGMSTGPHLHFGLYKNQKAINPENMLKVKKSSVESSVSAEFKKIMAENDSKIKKYLDKEVVSEKEESFDNFVEF, encoded by the coding sequence ATGGTAAAAAAAATAATATTATTTATGACATTTTTTTTACAGCTGTTTGCCGCAAAACCTAGTGTAGAAGAGCTTATATGGCCAAATGGCGCTACATTTTTAACCTTCCTTGAAAGCAACTTTATACCTTTATCTATCTATTACAATTTGGATAGAGAGGATAAAGAAGCTGTAAGCGAGATAATGGCAGGCGTAAAATATCAAATTTTAAGGGATGACGAGGGCGGCATTAGACAGGTTTTAATCCCTATAAACGAAGAGCTTCAAATTCAAATATATAAAGATGTGAATGATAAATTTAAAGTGCAGTTAACTCCAATATCATATCAGATAGAAGATCTAGTTTTAAGCATCAAGATAAATATTTCTCCATATCAAGATATTTTAGATCATACCGGTAATGTAGCACTTGCAAATGCTTTTAGCGTTGCTATGAGCGGTCAGGTGGATTTTAGAAAGATTAAAAAAGGCGATAGGCTTATCATCGTTTACACTCAAAAAAGAAGGCTTGGTAGAGTTTTTGGTGTGCCTGAAATTCACTCTTCAATGATTGAGGTGAATAAAAAAAAGTATGACGTATATAGAGTTGAGAATAAATTTTATGATAAAAGCGGCAGGCAAAATGATAAATTTTTTCTTATCAGACCTATTGCAAATGCTCGCATAACATCGCCTTTTACACTTAAGAGGTATCATCCGGTATTAAAAAGATATAAAGCCCACCTTGGAGTTGATTATGGCGCACCCAAGGGAACTCCTATAAAATCCGCCGGTGACGGGACTGTAAAATTTGTAGGTAGAAAAGGCGGCTACGGAAAAGTCCTTATAATAAGACATAGCGGTGGATATGAAACTCTTTATGCGCATCTAAACGGCTTTGCCAAGGGCATAAAATCAGGTGTAAAAGTCAAGCAAAATCAACTTGTAGCCTACGTAGGAAATACCGGAATGAGTACCGGACCACATCTGCATTTTGGATTGTATAAAAATCAAAAGGCCATAAATCCGGAAAATATGCTAAAAGTAAAAAAGAGTAGTGTAGAGAGCTCTGTAAGCGCTGAATTTAAAAAGATTATGGCTGAAAATGACTCTAAAATAAAAAAATATTTAGATAAAGAAGTAGTATCGGAAAAAGAAGAGTCGTTTGATAACTTTGTGGAATTTTAA
- a CDS encoding tetratricopeptide repeat protein codes for MKKTIFCLAAACSFAFSMGSDSHVGPVLDEAVLSGEYEKSAKAFEQSCEKGHMFNCYNLANFYENGRGVLKDEKKALQIYKKSCENKLGFGCGAVGRIYENGTKSIKKDVKIAVEAYEKGCEHGDDVSCLKGGLIYSKGVDKVAKDLQKAKDLLSKGCKYGNEQACNTVNTLK; via the coding sequence ATGAAAAAAACTATATTTTGTTTGGCGGCAGCCTGTTCGTTTGCCTTTTCTATGGGTTCTGATAGTCATGTGGGGCCTGTATTGGATGAGGCTGTTTTGTCCGGAGAGTATGAAAAATCAGCCAAAGCTTTTGAGCAATCTTGCGAAAAAGGACATATGTTTAACTGTTATAATCTAGCTAACTTCTATGAAAATGGCAGAGGGGTGCTAAAGGATGAGAAAAAAGCTCTACAAATTTATAAAAAGAGCTGTGAAAACAAGCTAGGCTTTGGATGTGGCGCCGTAGGTAGAATCTATGAAAACGGCACTAAGTCTATCAAAAAAGATGTGAAAATAGCGGTTGAGGCTTATGAGAAGGGTTGTGAGCATGGAGATGATGTATCTTGCTTAAAAGGTGGTCTTATCTATAGCAAAGGTGTAGATAAGGTAGCCAAAGATTTGCAAAAAGCCAAGGATCTTTTATCAAAAGGCTGCAAATACGGTAATGAGCAGGCTTGCAATACAGTTAATACACTAAAATAA
- a CDS encoding plasminogen-binding N-terminal domain-containing protein codes for MVAFLVIFISSCFAAQFSMNEYNTPLIEAKDGYGTIIDSPDIVVGSSGIVMHNFGPSKRSIIARASVTEKSGGFAKVRFEVFDSLEQKAMPIPGILPARGDTIILNYLYNRSLIVVPNKEIYDEVVNSFKSMEFIHPDIVGSYLSYEYKPNPSRNDFRKMCSQSAAGLIFIAMNNEALFADCQSFEVLKRFKSGSVSYYQLPFYTRVKDIDTVFWKFGSSKISDFDRHYKSLLKEK; via the coding sequence ATAGTAGCCTTTTTAGTTATTTTTATATCATCTTGTTTTGCGGCACAATTTAGCATGAATGAGTATAATACTCCGCTAATAGAAGCAAAAGACGGATACGGCACAATAATAGACAGCCCTGATATAGTTGTCGGCTCAAGTGGTATAGTAATGCATAATTTTGGTCCGTCAAAAAGATCAATAATAGCTCGTGCGAGCGTAACAGAAAAAAGTGGTGGGTTTGCCAAAGTTCGCTTTGAAGTATTTGACTCTTTGGAGCAAAAGGCTATGCCAATACCCGGAATTCTTCCTGCAAGAGGTGATACTATCATACTAAACTACTTATATAACCGTTCTTTAATAGTAGTTCCAAATAAGGAAATTTATGATGAAGTAGTAAACTCTTTTAAAAGCATGGAGTTTATACATCCTGATATTGTAGGCTCATATTTAAGCTACGAATATAAGCCAAATCCTAGTCGCAACGACTTTCGCAAAATGTGCTCTCAAAGTGCGGCCGGACTAATATTTATAGCGATGAACAACGAAGCCTTGTTTGCAGATTGTCAAAGCTTTGAAGTTTTAAAGAGATTTAAAAGCGGTTCGGTAAGCTACTATCAACTACCGTTTTATACTCGCGTTAAAGACATAGATACCGTATTTTGGAAATTTGGCTCAAGTAAAATAAGCGACTTTGATCGCCACTACAAATCACTTTTGAAAGAGAAATAA
- a CDS encoding NUDIX hydrolase, translating to MDTVIKDIEILNLEESNFIKPYRLGYSVNGTRKYWDCVKVHNSVSILLYHEEKDAFLLVKQFRPAVWYNLHKDSKSYDEMGYTYELCAGLMDKGLSEKETIIEEVMEEVGFKIEDAEKIVVTHGALGFGGNSQTMFYATINDSMRIGEGGGIDGENIELVYIDVNKARDFMYDQNRVKAAGLLFAFMWFFDRFKR from the coding sequence ATGGATACTGTTATAAAAGATATTGAAATTTTAAATTTAGAAGAATCCAACTTCATAAAGCCTTATCGCTTAGGATACTCCGTAAACGGAACTCGAAAATACTGGGATTGTGTAAAGGTTCATAATAGTGTGTCTATATTGCTGTATCACGAGGAAAAGGATGCGTTTTTGTTAGTTAAGCAGTTTCGTCCGGCTGTGTGGTACAACTTACATAAAGATAGCAAGAGCTATGATGAAATGGGCTATACATACGAGCTTTGCGCAGGACTTATGGATAAAGGGCTTAGCGAAAAAGAGACAATAATAGAAGAGGTTATGGAAGAGGTTGGGTTTAAGATAGAGGATGCCGAAAAGATAGTTGTAACCCATGGAGCCCTTGGATTTGGCGGAAATTCTCAAACCATGTTTTATGCAACCATAAATGATAGTATGAGAATAGGTGAAGGTGGTGGCATAGATGGCGAAAATATCGAGCTTGTCTATATAGATGTAAATAAGGCTAGAGATTTTATGTATGATCAAAATAGAGTCAAAGCTGCCGGACTACTCTTTGCCTTTATGTGGTTTTTTGACAGATTTAAAAGATAG
- the groES gene encoding co-chaperone GroES: MNFQPLGKRILVERLEDVKTTATGIIIPDNAKEKPLSGKVLAVSSEIENVKTGDDVVFGKYAGTEITLEGKTYLVLNLDDVLGVIK; the protein is encoded by the coding sequence ATGAATTTTCAACCATTAGGCAAGCGTATCTTAGTTGAACGCCTTGAAGACGTTAAGACAACAGCAACAGGTATTATTATACCCGATAATGCAAAAGAAAAACCTTTAAGCGGTAAAGTTTTAGCGGTATCAAGCGAAATAGAAAACGTAAAAACAGGCGATGACGTGGTGTTTGGCAAATATGCCGGAACGGAGATAACACTTGAAGGTAAAACTTATCTTGTGTTAAATTTAGATGACGTTTTGGGCGTTATTAAATAA